The Elusimicrobiota bacterium sequence TCAATTCCTATCGGGTGAGCGGGGTCGGTCAATGGAGAGAAGATTCAACAACTCCTCTGTGCGGGGAAATCCAATGCTTTTCAGGACACCCAACCCCCGCCGAGCTTTCGTTACCCAGGAATGGCCGCGTTTTTGAAGAGCGTCCCAAGCCAAGGAGATATCTCCAGGCCGATCGTCAAGCAATAATGAAAAAAGTTGGCCGCTTTGGTGGACATCTTTTGAGGACCGCGCCGCGTCGCCCGCCCAGCGTTCGCCTTGAATAATCAATTTGTGGAAGGCAAACCGTGCCGGTGGGGGAACGTGAACAAAAACGGGTTTTCCGTTGATGACGGCGCCGGGAAGGGGTTCCTCCAGCAAATAATCAAGAAAAGGCAAGGGCTGGGCCGCCGTATTCCATCGGGGGAGGAATATGGGTTTCTCGGATCCCGCTCGGGCCGGCGTCAGGATGTCCAAACGCAGAGCGCTTCCCCTCACTTTGAATGACGAGGAAGGTTTCCGCGAATTCAAAGCGGGAACCGGAAGGAAACCCATTTTGAGCCTCTCCAAGGCTGTTGGCAAATCCCCCGCGTGGTTCGGCACGGCCACTTCGACAGCCGGAAACGCCACGTCGATATCTTGCGTGCGAAGCGCGCCGGAGGCCCAACGGGCTCCCAGCAAATTGCCAAAAACAGCCATGGCGTGGGTTCCCACCAAAACGCCTCCCGCGTGAAATAAGCCGGTGTCGGACAGGGCTTCCAGCACGCGGACGGCGGAAGCTTCTGTGGAGATGGCACCCCCGGTCCTCAATTGGGCGCAGAGCCTTTGCATGTCCTTTTCTTCTGTTGCCAAAGAAGATTTTTCCGCGGCAAACTGCGCGGCCACCCGATCCAGAGTTGGAGATTGTTTCCCAATGTAAGCCTGGCGCGTTTCCCCTCCGGGAATCGAGGCTTGAAAATAATAGTAGGGGATTCCCTTGATCGTCTTCGTCACAAATGTTCCAGGGACATGCCCCAAAGATCGGCTCGCCTCAAAGATCTTGACGTGATCCAAAAGTTCGGCGAAGAGGGTTTGTGTCGTCAGGTCTTGTTTGGAGGGGCGAACGAAATCCATTATACGTAGATTATAATCAATCCACGTATAACCGCAAGGGCTTCCCGCACGACGACCGGCACGGAAAAAGCCCCTCCTAAAATCGGTTCCAAAGAAAAACCTTGAAAAAATCCGGGGGGGGGTAAACTTAAAGGGAAGAGGGCTATTTCGGATAGGGGGAAACATGCGGCCTGGGCGGGATCCATCTTGGGGGTTCACGCTGATCGAGCTGATGCTCGTGGTGGCGATCATTGGGCTCTTGGCGGCCATCGCCATTCCTAAATTCGCGGGGCTCATCATCAAATCAAAAGAGGCGGCGGTGAAAGGGCAATTGGGCGGTTTGCGGAGTGCCATATCAATCTATTATGCCGACAATGAAGGAATCTTCCCTGGTTTCCCTCCGGGTGCTCTAACCGTGGGTTCTAAATACATCGCCGCCATCGCAACTATTCGCATCCCGACTGTTCCCGCCCATGTGCCGAATGATAATACGACATCCGCTCTAATGGACTGGTTCTCTCCGGGGCCTCCGGTGATGGGTCCGACCGCGTGGATTTATAGCATTGCGGAGGGTTATTTCACAGTGAACTGCACCCACGCCGACTCCTCCGGCCGGGTGTGGTCCACGTGGTGACGATTCGGTTATAGGCCTAATTCGATCAAACCGGTTTGCCAGGGGAGGCAGCGGATTCCTTCGATCTTTTTGGGGTGGGGGTCTCGGGAAAAACAAAAAAGGTCCGATTGGGGGATATCGGTGCCCAGTCGTCGAAAAGAACGGAGGTCCTCGGGCCTGATGAGGTCGCTTGATTTGATCTCGACCAAGGCTTTTTTCATTCCGGGCCGTTCGATCACCAGATCGATTTCCACCCCGTCTTTCGTGCAGAGGTAGGAAAACCGATAATCGTTTTTCGCGTAGGCGGCCAGCCGCACGATTTCATTGATGATGAAATGCTCAAAGGCCACGCCGTAAGCGAACGTGCGCGGGAGGAGATCCAGGGTCAGGGTGTTTTCCAAGGCGCGTTGAACGCCGGTATCGAAGAAGTAGAATTTTGGATTTTCGCGCTGGCGTTTTCGGACGGATTCATGAAAGGACTCCAGCAGGAACCCAATGCGCGTATCCTCCAATATTTGAAAATAGGATTGAACTGTTGGAATGGAGGTCCCCGCGTCCCGCGCCACTTTTGAGAAGTTGACGATTTGTCCGCTCATTTGAGCGGCGATCGCCAAGAAACGCCGAAAGGGATCCAATTTCCGCACCACTTGTTCCTGGGTGATTTCCTCTTGCAGGTAGGTGTGGGTGTAGGCGCGCAGATAATCCCGTTTTTCTCCATCATTTTTCAATGAAAATATTTTCGGCAAACTTCCCCACCGGAGACATTCGTTCAGAGAAAACCGTTCCCCCAATTCCCGTGAAGTTAAAGGGAAAAGGAAATTCATGAACGCCCGCCCGGCCAACAAATTCGCTCCCGTGGTCTTCAGTTTTCGGGCGCTCGACCCCGTGAGGGCAAAGAAAACGCGTCGAGATTCGATTTGCCGATGAACGACGTCCAAGAGCGCGGGGACCTTCTGAATCTCATCCACGACCACCCACCTCGTTTTTGGGCCGAGGGCCTCCATCCGTTCCTCGAGAGCTTTGGGTCGGAGGCTCAGTTCCTGGTGGGTGTCCGGATCCAGGAGGTCCACGTAGAGGTGGGGGAGTCCCTTAAAGAATTCCTTCAATAAGCGGGTTTTCCCCGTGCCTCTCGGGCCGAAAAGGAAAAAACTGTGGTTCTTGGCGAAGGTAATCTGTCTGTTAAACATAGTTTAAATAAGTCCGCCATATTTATATAACACTTTTCAAAAAATGTAAAGCGAAAGCCCTTGAAAAAATCCGGGGGGGGGGGTAAACTTAAAGGGAAGAGGGCTATTTCGGATAGGGGGAAACATGCGGCCTGGGCGGGATCGAACTTTAGGGTTCACCTTGATCGAGCTGATGCTCGTGGTGGCGATCATTGGGCTCTTGGCGGCCATCGCCATTCCTAAATTCGCGGGGCTCATCATCAAATCCAAAGAGGCGGCGGTGAAAGGGCAATTGGGCGGTTTGCGGAGTGCCATATCAATCTATTATGCCGACAATGAAGGAAACTTCCCTTATACCACCCTGGGCAGTCTGACCGTCGGGTCTAAATACATCGACGCCATCCCCACTATTTCCATCCCGACTGTTCCCGCCCATGCGCCGAGTAATATAGTGGGAGCTGGTATGTTCGATTGGTTGGGTCCGCCGGGTTCGGGCGCCTGGAAATTTAATTTTGGTGCGGGGGCTTTGGCAGTGTCCTGTAATCACCCCGACTCCACCGGCCGGGTGTGGTCCACTTGGTGACGGCAAAACAAGGGTCCGAAATTAAGGGGCGGAGACTAAATCCCGAGTTTTGAGTTTCGCTGGCTGGAAAAGGCCGACCACGCCTCGTAATCCGACGCTCATCACGATATTAAAAAAGAACGCCAGAAATCCAAGCAACAAGAGCGAGCCGGAAAGGGCGGCCAAGATCATATAGCCTGAAAACTCGCCGTTAAAGTACATGGTTCGGCGTAGCATGCCGTGCAAACCCGCCATGCCCATGAACGCGCCCATGCCGATCCCGCCCAAGAGATGCGCCCAAAAATGCACGTTCGCCAGTTTTTGGCTGTAGAGTTCAGCCCCGTTGGTTAAAAGGGGGAACAGGTAATATATGGCAGAATAAAGCGTCATGGTCAATCCCACCAGGATCGCCACGTGAACGTGGGGTCCCACGATCCATTGGGTGTTGTGGAGGATGCGGTTTAACCCTAGGTCCGCCTGCATGATGCCGGCGGGCACCGCCAGGGCGAAACCCAGTAGGCCGCCGATCAGGAATTTGAGCGGGTTCGTCATCTTAAGCGGCCGCGCGCTCCATAACGTGACGAGGGTAATGAAGAAGGCCATCCCTTGGGTGATAAGCTCGAAGGCCGTCACCATTTCCCCGGAAACGATTTTTAGAATGGCTGGTTGAGCCTGGTCGGACATCAGGTGGTGGGACCACACCGTCCAGGAAACCACCATCTCTACGAAGAGCGCCGCGCGGGCAAAGTTTTCCATGAACAGTTTTTTGCCCGTGATCAGAGTCGCCAACAGGTACCAGGTTCCCGCCACATAGATCAACACCAGCCCGTCGGCGATCAAGTCCAACCCCCACCAGAACCAGTTCTTGTATAACAACGCATCAATGGCCGAATGTTTCAAGTCGTGCCCCATGAGCGCGGCCACCATGTAGACCAGGATGAGAACGCCGGTGAACAGAATGATCCCAGCGTTCAGCGCGGTGTCCACGGTGCCTCGCGCGATGGCGGCCACGGGCAGAGAGACCAAATGTTCTTTTTTCTCACGGGAGAAAAGATTTCGAAGCCCACTGATCCCCAGGGCGGAAGCCAAGAGCGCCCCCGCCGGTTGGGCCGGTTGGCCCTCGGGGGTGTAGGTGATGGTTTTGAAGGTGTTGATGACGAACAAAACCGTTGCCACCATGACCAGGGCGATTCCCAGGATAAAGAAAATCCCACCCACCACGCTGAACTGGGTGAAATCCGCCGGGAGGGGCCAATAAAGGGTGTAGAGCGGCGCGTAGTGGCTAAGGAACCCGGCCCCCCAGAAGGTCAGGGTGCCGATGGCGAGAAACCCGCAGGTCCAGTTCCCCATCTTGAGGCTCCAGAGGGGTTTTTTCATCAGGAACGGGACCAGGAAGAGAAAGGCGCCGAACACCACGGAATAGGTGGACCCGAAGATCCCCACCAGGGGATGGGCCGTCAGGATGGCGAAATAATGTGCGGGAGGGAAGGGCGGCAGGGGTTTAACAAGCGACACCCGCATGATCATTCCCTCAATAACCGCGACGCCATACCACAGAAGGCCGATGACCACGAAGCGAAGCGTCATCTTCTGCATGGGTGTCAGGGTGTCCGGCTTAAAGAGTTGGCGTGTTCCAAACATCAGGGTTTGAAAGAAGTTCATGGGAGGACCTCCGCTTTGGCGACGACTCGGACGACGTTTTTCTCCACCATCTGGATGCCTTTGGGGCCGGAATATTCCGTGGAGCGAATGGAATAGACGCCCGGCGTTTCGAAGTGCCAGAGTATGTCGTTGACGTGGCCCGGCAGGACCTGCATTTGAAACAGCATGGAATTGTCTTCGCGGAAAAGGCCAAACCCGTAGGTGAGATCATCGGACGTGACATTAAAAAGAGCCTTCTGCCCCGCCACGATGGTCATGACCTCCAACGGCAAAATGAATTTGTGATCGGCCACGCGGATCTCGAACGTCTGGTCGGCTTGGATGTGGGTGCGGTTGAGGTCGATTTTTTTCCAGGGGATGGTTTCGTGGGTAATGATGTGGAGCGAAACCCCCACCGCGACCAGGACCCCCACGACGGTGTAAAAAACGCCGTTCGGGACATGTTTCGACGTTCCGTCGCGCGTGAGTTTATAGGTGAACCACCCCATGCCGGCCATGAGGGCCAGGACGTAGGCGGTGTAGCCAATGGTCTGCCCCCACAACACCAATTTAGAATCGATCATAACCCCTCCTGGTTTTTTCTATCGTATGGGCGTCAGCCATCAGGGTACTTAATAGGTGAACACGAAAAGTATGTCCTCGGACAGGTTTTTATCCCGAGCCGGATGACCTCATCCTTTATCATTGAATTTCGGAATTAAACAGAATGTCCTACGCAAAAAAATCATTGGCCAAATATCCCTTGAATAGTGTGGGAAATCCCATATACTTATACCATCAGGAGGACACCTTATCGCCACCTCATTGTTGATGGACCCCCCGGCCTCACGACATTTCTTTCGCGGAATCTTAAGTTCCGCAACGGTCGTCTGTTGTTTTATTCTTTCCTCACCCAACCGGGGTGTGGCCGGGGAGGCTCCCGCTGGTTCGGAAATCGCTGGGCATGCCTCACACAGAGGATTCACGCTTCACCCCCCCCATGACGAATTAGACTGCGACGTTTGTCACGACCCCGCCCTTCCCTCCGCCCAACGTTATGGGTTCGGCATCTTGGCGGCTTGTTCCGTCTGCCATGACAATCCCCATGGAGATCAATTCGTTGGTCGATACACCCATTGCATGAAATGCCATCAGACCCATTTCAAGGTGGGGGAATTTACCTTGGCGCAACACAAAAAATTTTCGTTAGAAGGTCCCCACCGTTCCGTGGCCTGTTCCCGTTGCCACACCAAAGACAAAAAGACGGGGGTGCGACGGTTCTCAGGGACTCCCACGAATTGCTCTGCCTGTCACCGGGACCCGCACAACCGCCAATTCGGTCGTCCCGGGAAGCCTGGGTGCAATGATTGTCATGAACCGAAACACTTAAACTCCTTGAAAAATGGGTTCAACTTTGACCACGGGAAAGAAACCGGGGTCCCTCTGGTGGGGCCGCACGCCCAGGCCCATTGCGCCCGTTGTCACACCGCCCGGGGACCCGTCAAAAAGTTTTCTGTCCGAGGATGCGGGGGGTGCCATGTGGATCCGCACCGGGGCCAATTGGGGACGACCT is a genomic window containing:
- a CDS encoding nucleotidyltransferase domain-containing protein, whose amino-acid sequence is MDFVRPSKQDLTTQTLFAELLDHVKIFEASRSLGHVPGTFVTKTIKGIPYYYFQASIPGGETRQAYIGKQSPTLDRVAAQFAAEKSSLATEEKDMQRLCAQLRTGGAISTEASAVRVLEALSDTGLFHAGGVLVGTHAMAVFGNLLGARWASGALRTQDIDVAFPAVEVAVPNHAGDLPTALERLKMGFLPVPALNSRKPSSSFKVRGSALRLDILTPARAGSEKPIFLPRWNTAAQPLPFLDYLLEEPLPGAVINGKPVFVHVPPPARFAFHKLIIQGERWAGDAARSSKDVHQSGQLFSLLLDDRPGDISLAWDALQKRGHSWVTKARRGLGVLKSIGFPRTEELLNLLSIDRPRSPDRN
- a CDS encoding prepilin-type N-terminal cleavage/methylation domain-containing protein; the protein is MRPGRDPSWGFTLIELMLVVAIIGLLAAIAIPKFAGLIIKSKEAAVKGQLGGLRSAISIYYADNEGIFPGFPPGALTVGSKYIAAIATIRIPTVPAHVPNDNTTSALMDWFSPGPPVMGPTAWIYSIAEGYFTVNCTHADSSGRVWSTW
- a CDS encoding ATP-binding protein produces the protein MFNRQITFAKNHSFFLFGPRGTGKTRLLKEFFKGLPHLYVDLLDPDTHQELSLRPKALEERMEALGPKTRWVVVDEIQKVPALLDVVHRQIESRRVFFALTGSSARKLKTTGANLLAGRAFMNFLFPLTSRELGERFSLNECLRWGSLPKIFSLKNDGEKRDYLRAYTHTYLQEEITQEQVVRKLDPFRRFLAIAAQMSGQIVNFSKVARDAGTSIPTVQSYFQILEDTRIGFLLESFHESVRKRQRENPKFYFFDTGVQRALENTLTLDLLPRTFAYGVAFEHFIINEIVRLAAYAKNDYRFSYLCTKDGVEIDLVIERPGMKKALVEIKSSDLIRPEDLRSFRRLGTDIPQSDLFCFSRDPHPKKIEGIRCLPWQTGLIELGL
- a CDS encoding prepilin-type N-terminal cleavage/methylation domain-containing protein; this encodes MRPGRDRTLGFTLIELMLVVAIIGLLAAIAIPKFAGLIIKSKEAAVKGQLGGLRSAISIYYADNEGNFPYTTLGSLTVGSKYIDAIPTISIPTVPAHAPSNIVGAGMFDWLGPPGSGAWKFNFGAGALAVSCNHPDSTGRVWSTW
- a CDS encoding cbb3-type cytochrome c oxidase subunit I, encoding MNFFQTLMFGTRQLFKPDTLTPMQKMTLRFVVIGLLWYGVAVIEGMIMRVSLVKPLPPFPPAHYFAILTAHPLVGIFGSTYSVVFGAFLFLVPFLMKKPLWSLKMGNWTCGFLAIGTLTFWGAGFLSHYAPLYTLYWPLPADFTQFSVVGGIFFILGIALVMVATVLFVINTFKTITYTPEGQPAQPAGALLASALGISGLRNLFSREKKEHLVSLPVAAIARGTVDTALNAGIILFTGVLILVYMVAALMGHDLKHSAIDALLYKNWFWWGLDLIADGLVLIYVAGTWYLLATLITGKKLFMENFARAALFVEMVVSWTVWSHHLMSDQAQPAILKIVSGEMVTAFELITQGMAFFITLVTLWSARPLKMTNPLKFLIGGLLGFALAVPAGIMQADLGLNRILHNTQWIVGPHVHVAILVGLTMTLYSAIYYLFPLLTNGAELYSQKLANVHFWAHLLGGIGMGAFMGMAGLHGMLRRTMYFNGEFSGYMILAALSGSLLLLGFLAFFFNIVMSVGLRGVVGLFQPAKLKTRDLVSAP
- a CDS encoding cytochrome C oxidase subunit II yields the protein MIDSKLVLWGQTIGYTAYVLALMAGMGWFTYKLTRDGTSKHVPNGVFYTVVGVLVAVGVSLHIITHETIPWKKIDLNRTHIQADQTFEIRVADHKFILPLEVMTIVAGQKALFNVTSDDLTYGFGLFREDNSMLFQMQVLPGHVNDILWHFETPGVYSIRSTEYSGPKGIQMVEKNVVRVVAKAEVLP